In Amia ocellicauda isolate fAmiCal2 chromosome 3, fAmiCal2.hap1, whole genome shotgun sequence, the DNA window aaaTTATATCGTATTTTTGGATAGCAAATTAATTTGtaacaatataatacattaatttaaataaacacagcagCTACATGCACAGCGAGCAAAACGAATTTGTCCATGGCTGCCGGCCGCTGCAGAGCTGTACGGGCCAACCAACACCAACTCCCAGAGAGCACCGCGCCGGAGTGACGCACGACTACTTCCTGTTGTGCTTCCGCTGTTATGGTCAGACGATGGCTACACAGCAAAACGCATCATGGAAAACGACTGAATAATGTGGATTTGCAGTGGCCTCTTTCAGCATTATATAGGGTAGGTATTAAAAGCGTTGGGTGAAACTTGGTACTATGAATATTACAGTGTCGAGAGGTTCACAGGATGAGAAATGAATGGTTTATCAATTTTGTATGACGTAGCTAACCACCACGTAGTAGAAAAAAAAGTAGGCCAACTTGAATTAGGTAGAATTAATAGCTGTTTGTTCAGCGGAGGATCCTTTAATAATTTAGAAATATTAACATATGAATAAACAAGTGTTTTAAAAAAGTGCTGTAAATATGCTGAAGTGGTTATTTTTAATTGTCGACACTTCCATGGATCGAGTCGGGCTGGTTAGTAATGGAGAAACTTCTAGTGAAGAATAGAATAAACACCAGCTTTTAAACATAATGAAACCCGcgtatacatttgaaaataaacgtCCACGTACTTGTTACAACTGTATAAGGTCCCTGTGAAATCACATgcaatgtttaatatataaCTCGTCTGCGATCGGTAATGTGCTGATGGGTAtttaaagcaaatcaaaaccccGATCTCCTCATAAGCCAGGGACATTAACTCTTACAGCATCGGTAAGTATTGACACTATATTGTGTTGTTCTTACTGTCCAGTTGAAAACAACATCAAAGATAGCGAtaatttaaagtaatacaatcagagttttgtttttataaatgtctTTGTCTGGATTAGTGTTTTCGAGAAACAATCCAGGACTATCCTAATATAACCCCCCTAGGGCCTAAACCCGTATAATGACCATAagcaaacagttttttttatattttttttatgtaaaatgcTCAGATGGTTTGAGAAGGATTTAAATAATGGAATTTGCATAGCTTcatatttggtgttttgatgtaTTGTTTATGTAGATAATCAAGACAATGTCTTATccgtatttttattttattttttaatacaaatttaatAAGATTTAGACCTTGACAAGGAGATAAGGGATCATGTTGATTGGATAATTAAGCCGAATTGAATCCCAGTTCTTGCATTGACTCTTATTTGGAAATTACTCCTGAGACAATacccttgtttttttgtttttgtatgttaGTTTGGATATGTTGTAGTTTATTTTAGAATTAACTCTATCTTGATGATATGCAAATTAGTTTTGCAATTTACCTGcactttataatttatttatgtttggatTAAGTTTTGCAACTGTACACTTGTTAGCATTGCCATCAATAAATTCTCTTCTTGTGACTCAACAGATGCCTAACGCTGATGTGACCATATCCCCATCAGAGCAGGAAGATGGGGACTTAATAGAACCTTGCCTGAAAAAGCTGAAATCCTCCGAAGAAATTCCAGAGCAGAAGGAACAAGATGCTCTGTGTGAGTCGCAGTCACTGGCGCAGGATCAGACATTGGCATTCCTGCCGCCAGCTGAGGAGATCCATCTGAATAAGGGTGATGCAGTAAGATCAGCACACAGCCAGGGAGATGAAGGGCCAGAGGAAGCTGGGAATGGAATTCCAGGTCAGGTCACCACAGGTATTGGGACTGTTGAGGAAGCAGATAGGAAATCGCCCAAACCTGAAAACCAAGAGAGAAATGGTACCCATGCTGGCACAGGAGACGCAGTGTCTGTTAAAAATGGAAGTGCAAACACTGCACAGCCCGGCAGTGAAACCACTCCCGTCAGTCAGAGAGACGGCCCCTCGGGTTCGTGGGGCACCAGCAGCACTGCCTTCATCGGCCCCAAGTGCAAGAGTGAATGTCGACGGCGGAAGAAGGACATTGAAAACAAGCTGAGTGAGTTCTacaaggagctggagcagatcGGGGACTCAGGTGTCGAGGGAGGGGGCCAGCACACCACCGGTCCCAGCTCTAGAGCAGGACGGAATGACAAGAGATCCTGGGACAACCCAAGACAGCAATCCAGGTTAGAAGGAAAGTCTAACGCTCCCAGAGGTAACCGCTCGAGTGCAGACGGTGGGCCTCGTCCATATCGTGACCGCTGGCAGAACAGGAGGCGTAGACCTAACTTCCATGGACCTGGGGATGATCACTGCTGGGAAGGGCCAGAGCCACCCTACCATTATTCTCAGTGGGAGCAGCCTCAGGCTTTCAATGCTCCTCATGGGCCTCCTTACCCAAGATTCCAGGGGCCTTATGATGGGCCTCCTAACTTCCCACCTTTTTACCCTCCCGATGGTAGGCCACATATGAACTCTTACTATGAGTACCCTGGAGACGACCAATCGTACCGATGGGAGGGTTCACAGTTTCCTCCAGGCCCTGGCTATGGAGATTATGACTTTCAGAATGACTGGTACAATGGAGCTCAAGGCTTTGGAGACGGAGCATATCCACCTCAGGGTTATGACGACCAGCTGAGTAGCAGTGGCTTTTCTTATTATGGAGAAGCAGCGTGGTCTCAGCCCTATGAACCTGGAAGCTCAGACTGGTACCAGTATGAACAGCAGcaggaacagcagcagcagggacAGCAGCAGGGACAGCAGCAGGAACAGCAGCAGGAACAGGAACAGGAGCAGGACCAGGACCAGGAGCAGGATCAAGCCCCAGAGTCAGACAAACAGTCAGGGTCGTCCCCAGTTCTCATACTTATGAGAGGGGTACCTGGGTCTGGCAAATCAACAATGGCCAAGTGAGTATGTTAACAGGGTGTGATTAGTGTGCCAAGATGTTAGTGGAGTTGGGTGGGCTTGATATTCCTGGTTCCGTAGTTAAATCATAATGTTCTGTGGAGTTACTGTTTGTCTTTAAgaaaaaatcacattttaacCATTTTCCCATAACAGTAGTTTAATATGATGGTTATCAAAAAGTGGAACTGGTCAGCAGAATGTATTGGCACATGACAAAGATTTTTGTATGGCTGTGTCATGGTATCTTGATTAGAAATATCAcagcattataataataataatattaatagtacAGAATTTGTTCTGGAAGCCTTTGTTTTTGTGTCGTGCCAATAAAgttcatttgaatttgaaatttgTATGATGTTTCTGCCTGCAGGGAGCTGCTGTCCGCTGGGCCTGATGGTGTTGTTTTCAGCACTGATGACTTCTTCAATAAGGACGAGGGCTACACTTATGACCCTGGCCTGCTTGGAGATGCCCATGATTGGAATCAGAAAAGAGGTATCATTAATCAAATTACGTTGTTTACAAATTAtaactttatattatatatatatatatatatatatatatatatatatatatatatatatatattgtatttttcaagtCTTGCTGGGTCATTCCATTTTATGTTACTGTATGCCTTGCCCTGATATATTGTTTTGATAGTAATAGTTTTGCTCTGAGCTATTGGATAATTATCTTCAGAgatcacttttttgttttgttctgtaaaATGTTTTCCTCTTGCCGTCTCTTTCAAGTGTTTCTAAAATCgctttatatatttgtgtttttttttacagcaagGGAAGCTATGGATCAAGGCCATTCCCCCATCATAATAgataatacaaacacacaggctTGGGAAATGAAGCCGTATGTGAAACTGGTGAGTGTATTTATTGCTTGaagttttttacttttaaagaaCTATTAAAAGCCTTCTGAAAATGCAGCTTTATACAACACCATGTATTATTTCTGTgtcacttttctttttattgttcaTATCCTCTCAGATGACGGAAACATCCATGGCAGCCGCAGTTAGTGTCAACTTGTAGTAGATTTTAAAACCTCATCAGTGTGTCACcattcaaaagcaaagaaaggCACATAGCCTAAATTTGAACCCACACATGGAGAGAGATGACTATCATTTCTACCTGCTCGGTGCTGATTAAACTTCTGTATTACAGACCACTATAATAAACCAGCTTTCAGAAGATAGTATATTTTCCCCATCATGGATTTCCAACCCATTCTCCTTCTTGCAGGCTTTAGAAAGAGGCTACAGAGTTGAGTTCCACGAACCAGACACCAGCTGGAAGTCTGATCCTTCAGAGTTAGAAAAGTAAGTGTATGTCAGACATCCGCTGCCTGTAGCTCAACTTAAACTGCGTGTTGTCTTCTTGTGAAGGTTTCTGAACCACATTCAGTTGGTCCGCAGCTGTATGTTCTGGACAGGAGACTAAAGCTTCTGTGGATTTATCAAACATCTAGTTACATGTCTGGttacactgttttttttttttttctccacaggAGGAACAAGCACAAGGTGCCCCAGGAGAAGATTGCTCAGATGCTGGAGAGATTTGAACAGCCCATGACTCTAGACATAGTTCTGAACTCGCAGGAGCCCTCCCACAAAGCCTCAGCAAGGCCCCCCGCGCGCCACAGACAGAGGTGGGGTGGCCCTGGCAGCCCTGAGGCATATCCCGTCACACAAACAGAAACCGAACACAATGAAAAACCTTGTTAGGGCTAAGATGCATCGCTCTAATCAGGGGCTTCTCCTATTCATTTGTGTTCATCCTTGGTTTGCTATACCCGGCAAAAAATGTTCATCCTttttggggtggggtgggggctgGAAAACAGGAAATCACATATTAGAATCTTTTAATTACCAGTTAATTAGTCCTAGCAAGGTGATTGTATCTctgcaatataaatgtattttttcccctAATAGGTTATAAATCAACTGCAAGCAATATGTACTAACTGGAAGGCTGCGAGACCCAGTTAAACTTTGTATTCCTCTTCTTCAATCAAAAGCCACTGACAGTAGGGTAATTAGACAGAGATCTATTTAACAAACCACTGTCCCAGACCGTGAGCCCAAACCTTTTGAGACGTGGCATCTCCTGTGTCTTTACAGACGCACTGTGACGAACAAAACAACCACCGATATGATATTGATCACTCGGACAAATGTGATGGATCAAACTAGTCAATGAAtgttattacatgtatttagttTCAGAAGATTTTGCATTACTAAACCATTTTTTATCACCTTAAATTGTGTTaaaatcagtgtgtgtgcatagAGCTCCATgcaatttttgtttttctcatgttGTCGATATGTAAGGCAGTGATAACGTGTTTTATGTCTTGGGCAGCTGTCCATTGAGTAGTGAACATTTGAAGTCTatattctgtgttttttaaatgaagtgcTTAGTCCTGGGGACTGGCATATTGTTGTTCTGTTTTAACTTTCtaaatttaaacatttcaggaatttattttctttaactcAGGATAATCAACTTCTCTGGTGCTTTCATCCTTGCTGGTGTCTGCTTGTCTGAGCTGCAGCAAATAAGATCATATATTTCAGGTGTAATACATTTGGCTTTATGTATTAGTTTTATTGCAAATTTGACTCTACTCCTACTTATTATATTCTGCATTTATGACTCTTTCTCCACTCTCTGTCCTTAAGAAACACTCATCCATGCCTAATTTTCACTTGGTTGATATAATTTGACAATGTCAGTTGGACTGTTAGCAGTTACCTCCTCTGTTGCACTCAATCTCAAATTATGCCTACGCTGTAGAACGGCAGTGCAAGAAGAAGCCCCCAGGTGGGGAGGATTTAGCAGCTGTCCCGCAGAGAATCTGTCACGTGGCCTCTTAGAGTAGATGGAGTTGGAGGCCATTACACATATTGCCCACAGCCTCCCCCCGTGTTTTGCCATGCTGAAGTGCCACCAGCCTGGGCACTTTAGAACTGCATTGATGTATCCCTGTGGAGGTCTGTTTTCACTTCAAGTTCCCTGATCCCTTAATCACTGCTTCTATGTATACCTTGCTTCTCTTTGGCCGTATTGAAGTTGGTTTCAACCTGAGAAGAGACATTCTGGCTAAAGCATGGACTACATTTTGAAGAACTGAACACATTGCTATTcacatataatacaaatacCAGTGCTCTGTCATGAAGTGCATGATGCAACAAGTGTGTGAATTTGCCAGGGTGTGGGGGATTTTCACATGATtatgattttgattttattttcagacaGCAGTGcatatagattttgttttttaacagcggttccttttttaaaattcaatgtttaataatgctttttaaaactcTGGAGTGGATTACAATTTACACTTTACAAATTCCTTTGGATGGCATAATGGATGTTGTGTTCCTCTCATGATTTTGTATTACCTTTGGTTCGTAATGATAGTAATTCAGTgtcattttatatattgttttgctcTTGATTTAGATTAGCACTCTGTATTACTCAATCAGAGAGGCTTTGggaagttaaaaacaaatggtTTCATATTTAATCTCTCACAGGGGTAAATATAATGGGGTGATTGTAggaattttaaaaaaattaccTTTAAGTGACATACATGATGTAGCACCAGCACTGTACACTGGACTGAAGAAGAATTTAGAAATCAAGCAAAAACTTGAGAATCGAGACACATTGAAATACGCTAAatctatttaatttacaaatgactatttttgtatataatgtaaagcgttttttgtaaatgtggatttgttttcttgttttaatgtaattttaaaattaaactttcaaattatttcactttcattttatttcacgaacattgtttttattattatatcacaGTGAATATACATTTTAGGTCATTTTAGGTCAAATTGTAGCAAATAGAAAGTTAATATTACAGTTCGTTTATATGTTATTACATTTGTTCAAAGAAAGTAGAAGACATAATAGCTCCTTTTCACAGCGGGAATGAAATCTAATTTCTCTTTTTGAGTTGCTACTCTGTAAATGATCACGTTGTGATCTTTTACTGTAATTATCACTCTTctctgttttaatgtttttttccaaggggaaaatataaatacattagtgACATTAGCTTTTCATttgcataattacatttttagaagTTGGTCTGATTTTATTCAACTTTGACTGTAGACACATTACCATGTAACAAAGACGGATGTTTCCAATTATTAATTACTAGATTGCACACACATTACCTCTCAAGGATAAATATGACCGATACACTTAAAGACATGCATTGCAGAACCACATCTCACTCAGATGACATCCGCCTAGACAATACTCTTAAGGTTTGtatctttatttaattattcttagtggtggcacagtggtgCTCTGGGGTGCACCCAGAATGGCACTGGGAAGCATAGTCCAAAAGCAGGAGTTACATGGTTGTTAGGGGTAGGGAGGACACTTTTAAGATGCTTTTAAATTTGAATTGATGTCTTATGCAAAAATAGTTTCAATATAAGTAGACAGGGCTGAGCCTGTGCGCTTACTGCCTGTCCATAGTTTTAGTCTGTTgcctgtatgtttttaatttccttatCATGTTTTGAAGGGCCATTCTGTGGGTTTGTGTGAGCAAAATGCTGGCACTGACCCTTTGTGACACTTGTTTTGCAAGTTTGGACTATAAGGAATCTGAACTTTATAATTGAAGTTGTGTACTTAAGCTTTAATAGCTTCATAGGATTGAATAGCTTTCtctaattacaataaaataatgaaacaaataatAGATGTATAAGGCTTACATATGAATTGATACTTTCTAATTATTGAAATTGTCATGTTTGGAATTGTGATTTTAATAGGTTATTATACCGTATATGATCACACATTGTGATGTCTCAAATGGATTATACTTCTATTTACATGAAACTATAAGGAAATGTAATTTGCTTTTGAAGCTAGTTTAAATCCCCAAAAAGATACATCATGTATGAAATACACAAGAAATACCAGTGaacctttgttttatttaatttaaccaaATGTACTCAATGCATGGTGTTTACACTAATTCGTTTAGACATTTTGAAACCTCTAAAATTAATCCTCTACAAAAACATTCCTGAACTATTTTGTCGGGGAGTAAATGCAGACAGTCTCTGGTATTACTGAAGTAGGATCTGAGATTTAATGTATGCATCTGTTCTTATTTGTAGAAATGGGGGGATAAAACTGAAGTCCAAACAGAGGAGAAACGCAAGACATAGAGGACTCCAGAGAGCTAAAGCGGAGGACAATAAAGGCACTGAGAACCACAGAGATGTACACAGCTCTTCAGAGCTTTGGTCTGCAAATTCTGAAGAAGAGGGTTGCATCCCTACCAGCGGCTGTGTGCCTTCAGGAAGTCCTGTACCCTCCCAGTTGACTGCTGAAGGATATAGTAGTGATGTGTCTTACGAAGAGTTAAGATTTTTGCACTCTACGCATGTGACCAAAGAGGAATCGGTTTCTGAACACAGTCGTTTTTCTAGCTACCTCGATCGAGTCTTTGAAAACCTGTACACTTATTTTGGGAAAACTATTCCAAAAAACATGGGACAAACTGACCCAGCTGGTGGTTATATTGTTGGGGTTGAAGTGCCTCAGACACAAGATCTTTCTGTTGATGAAAATGGGAATTTCCAACAGGCTTGGGTAGGTGACAAATGCTGTGAAGATGTCAGTGAATTTAGAGAACACATGCCCGTAAAAAGCTTGCCCTCTAGTATAATATCAGCGAACTTCGCTGTTGAGGATTGCTCTTCCGAACTCAATGTTGCTTGTTTTGACTTCGAGTCTGAGAATGATAATGCTACAGTTATACCAGACTCGAAACAGCCAGAGTGCTTCTGTGTGTCTGATGGGCCTCCGCTAGAAGATGGTGCTAACAAACGGGCTTTTTGGAAACCAAAGGAATTCAGCACCAAGATAACTATGTCTTCTGCTAAGCAATCAAACAGTTCTGATGTGACAGAGCAAGTTACATCTTTAAACAATGACTTTTCCTTGCTGCATTTAAAGGAGGTGTGTCTTGGAGGAGCCCAGGACCATGGAATTTCACCAACGGGTGACAGCACTGCTGCTCCCTTAGAGAGCAATGGCACATGGCATGAGAAGTCCAATGGAAGATCCTCAACTCCAAGGAAACTGAGGCGACCCTACAACTTGGCTCCCACGTTTGATTTTGCACAGCAGAGAGAAACTAGCTGTGGAGGGGACACAAAGAAAGAAATCGCCTTTCCTGAAGACCAAAATGAGGGGACTGAATCACAGAGGTCCATGCCCGGAGTCTCTGTAAGAAAGGTGATTGAAGATGAGAGGAAGAAGACCTGTGGAGGAGCAAAAGACACGGCTGCCAGAAACTGGGGTTCTGTCAGTGTCGTGCCTATGGCTGAAGACCCCATAGAGGCATGCATGGGGTCTCCCACAGGACACAAGCAGTGCTGTACACCAGCCAAGGAACATGTGAGTCGGTGGGGGTGTGATGATTTGGACCTTAGCTTGTATGAAAAGGTCCAGACGGATGGAAATGTACCTGAGTGCGCTAGTTCACCTCCAAAGCTGACTGCAAATCAACCAGACTTATTATCATCCGTTACTAAGGCTCCTTTTAAAGACATGTTGGAATTTGTGGAGCCTAGCGCTCAGACTCTCGCAGAGGAACAAAGCGGTTCTGAAAGAGATTTGCTGGAAGTCGGAGAACACCAGAGGAACAGCATCGCCTACGGACGATTCCCTTGCCTTCGTCTGTCCCTGGGGCTCGCTTTGCAGCTGGAGGAGCTGTTTGGACCCATCGGTTTGGAGTTTGGTAAGGTTGCGTTTTTGTATTGGAACGGGTCTATGGCTTCATGTATGTTTTGTAAAAGTGTGTCCTTTGATAGTTTTGAATGTCTACTTCAGGACACACTACATTTACAACAGGCTGTTAGATGCACAGTGTCAATTACAATCTTGACCTATCTTTGATATTGTTGATGTCAGTATTAATTCACATGAATACTGTCACTATTCTCCACATTTGACATATTCAGTTAGAGGTGGTTTAGCTTTGTGCTCTGATCTATGTTGCAAATCAGGAGATGGAGAAGAGTTCACATTTTCCTCAGCAAAATCTATCCAGCATCTGCCCTGCACTTCCCAGAATAATCTTTCATTCAGTTAAACTATCTTATCTCAAACGTGTCTTccatgtttaaaatgacaaTGCCATTTATTTGGGGAATAGCTAgtcatgtatgtgtgtttaatgGAATAGTCAAATAAAGCCCCATCCTGTATAACCTTTTTAAGAACGGCTTGATCCAAATCTGAACATTTTACATGGTTTATATCATATAAATACAGATTCCCTGCTCCCTGAAGATTATGTTGTGCCTTTGGATTGGAAGTTATCAGAATTGATCCATTtccagtggaaaaaaaacatcgaGGTAAGGAGATTTAAATGACCTCACAAAGGGAAAGGACCGGGCTGCGTTTTACCCTGCTACGTTTAAATTGACAAAGCCTGTAAGAAGCATATAATAAGACTAGAAAGAAATCTGCATTTCAGACTGTTAGACCTCCATCGTTTCTCTTTTAGGAAAAACAGAAGTATGCTGACACAGTGTCTGATATCCTCTTTACAGGTATGTGGTGGGGTTGGGTTTTtgtccagtttatttttaatcaatttgTCCCCTTTATCCCACCTCCCTGCCACTCTTTAACATGTAAACACCTACATAAATATATGAGAAGTGTTTCCTTCCTATACAACTGCTTAATTATGATTTCCCTTCTTTAAGTTAAAAAGATAACATTTATTGCAGTCCTTCTATTTATTCCAGCAAGCTTTAACATGAAAGGAGAACCATATTaaagtgagtcagtgtgttttGAGTGGGTATGCTCTCAGAGGCATTATAAACTGGGCTTCACAATACATGCCTCATCTCTCCTATTACAGGAACTGTGGTTGGCAATGAAGATGAGAGCAGCTGTGCAGAGATCGGAGGATTGGCATTTCAGCATACAGAGAGAAAAGACAAAACCCGCAAACACCCGTCCACAGTTTCCTCCACTGAGTAATCACTTCAGTCACTACGTGTTATAGCACTAGTCCTAAATGCACTAAGTTGTCACTGTTGTTTTACCCTACACTGTTCTTCAAGGGAACTGTCCAATCACAGCACTGTGAATTGTAGTAACCTTTTACGACACACCTGCGTCAGCATCTTCTACTTTTTGGGCAAAGGGCAGGTTTTGAAATGTGGCCCTGTGGTTTTCACAGAATAAGAGaataactgaaaaaacaaaccagaaaacaaataaattgttTTCATAGATGCTGTATCCGAGTTGTCTTTTGATCTTTgctatttaaattgtattattattacaaatgttcTATGCAGAgattagttaattaattaattaagtgcaTATAAGAAAGCAACCAGAAAGTACAATTTAATCAGTCCAATCCAGACAGACAACTATCTTTGTGAGTTTTTTAGGTAGTAAAGAATAGGTGATTGATTAATACAATTTCACACTatacaattttagtttttttgttttggtttagtttAAGTTTTGTTGTTCTGACAATTGTCTGGAAGAATCAGTATTGAATGCCTCAGTTTCATTTCTGTATTTACCTTGTTGTCTGTGGTTTTCAATGTTGCCTATTCAATACTGTGATTATAACATCATACCATGCATGTGCCATGGGGCTAGACTTCCAGCCCCTCTCCTATATCCCCCAAAAGCGCCTGTTTCTCAGGCACACATATCTTCCACGTCTGTTTTTCTTCCTTGTGATTCCCTTTGTAGTGCTCTGTTGTGTTTGCCCCACTAGCTGAAGAAAAAGACTCACTATTTATTGCTCTGATCCTGTGTAACAAACCATTCCCCTTCAGAAGTACCAGCAAACATTTTCCCAAGAGAGCTTTAAAATGGAAGGGTGATGAGCAAACTGAGAAGCAGGGTAACTTATCTCACTGTTTACTGCCCAGACATCTGTGTACTTTTTACACCCACACCCAGATAAGAGGGGCGATTCGTGGCTTCATTGCCGGACGGCCAAGAATCAAATAacattcttgtgtttttttaacaccCACAATGAAATACACGTTTGAGCTCCTAGGCGTGCGTGCTTTGCGTTGTTTTCTATTGTCTCGTCTACCTGCACACCTGCGTGGAGGACTCGGTTCAGTTAATACACAGTATTAATATGTGGTCATGTTGTGTGATTTGCGTTGCCGGTGTCACGATGCCtcgtttgctgctgctgtgtgtcaCTGCGGTGGAGACGCTGATGCTATAAAGCGCGCAGGCGCGACTCGGACTCTGGGCTTCACTGCACACACCGCGCCGCGCCGCGCACAGGCAATGGGAAGAA includes these proteins:
- the LOC136746884 gene encoding uncharacterized protein LOC136746884 isoform X1, with protein sequence MVRRWLHSKTHHGKRLNNVDLQWPLSALYRMPNADVTISPSEQEDGDLIEPCLKKLKSSEEIPEQKEQDALCESQSLAQDQTLAFLPPAEEIHLNKGDAVRSAHSQGDEGPEEAGNGIPGQVTTGIGTVEEADRKSPKPENQERNGTHAGTGDAVSVKNGSANTAQPGSETTPVSQRDGPSGSWGTSSTAFIGPKCKSECRRRKKDIENKLSEFYKELEQIGDSGVEGGGQHTTGPSSRAGRNDKRSWDNPRQQSRLEGKSNAPRGNRSSADGGPRPYRDRWQNRRRRPNFHGPGDDHCWEGPEPPYHYSQWEQPQAFNAPHGPPYPRFQGPYDGPPNFPPFYPPDGRPHMNSYYEYPGDDQSYRWEGSQFPPGPGYGDYDFQNDWYNGAQGFGDGAYPPQGYDDQLSSSGFSYYGEAAWSQPYEPGSSDWYQYEQQQEQQQQGQQQGQQQEQQQEQEQEQDQDQEQDQAPESDKQSGSSPVLILMRGVPGSGKSTMAKELLSAGPDGVVFSTDDFFNKDEGYTYDPGLLGDAHDWNQKRAREAMDQGHSPIIIDNTNTQAWEMKPYVKLALERGYRVEFHEPDTSWKSDPSELEKRNKHKVPQEKIAQMLERFEQPMTLDIVLNSQEPSHKASARPPARHRQRNGGIKLKSKQRRNARHRGLQRAKAEDNKGTENHRDVHSSSELWSANSEEEGCIPTSGCVPSGSPVPSQLTAEGYSSDVSYEELRFLHSTHVTKEESVSEHSRFSSYLDRVFENLYTYFGKTIPKNMGQTDPAGGYIVGVEVPQTQDLSVDENGNFQQAWVGDKCCEDVSEFREHMPVKSLPSSIISANFAVEDCSSELNVACFDFESENDNATVIPDSKQPECFCVSDGPPLEDGANKRAFWKPKEFSTKITMSSAKQSNSSDVTEQVTSLNNDFSLLHLKEVCLGGAQDHGISPTGDSTAAPLESNGTWHEKSNGRSSTPRKLRRPYNLAPTFDFAQQRETSCGGDTKKEIAFPEDQNEGTESQRSMPGVSVRKVIEDERKKTCGGAKDTAARNWGSVSVVPMAEDPIEACMGSPTGHKQCCTPAKEHVSRWGCDDLDLSLYEKVQTDGNVPECASSPPKLTANQPDLLSSVTKAPFKDMLEFVEPSAQTLAEEQSGSERDLLEVGEHQRNSIAYGRFPCLRLSLGLALQLEELFGPIGLEFDSLLPEDYVVPLDWKLSELIHFQWKKNIEEKQKYADTVSDILFTGTVVGNEDESSCAEIGGLAFQHTERKDKTRKHPSTVSSTE
- the LOC136746884 gene encoding uncharacterized protein LOC136746884 isoform X2; this translates as MVRRWLHSKTHHGKRLNNVDLQWPLSALYRMPNADVTISPSEQEDGDLIEPCLKKLKSSEEIPEQKEQDALCESQSLAQDQTLAFLPPAEEIHLNKGDAVRSAHSQGDEGPEEAGNGIPGQVTTGIGTVEEADRKSPKPENQERNGTHAGTGDAVSVKNGSANTAQPGSETTPVSQRDGPSGSWGTSSTAFIGPKCKSECRRRKKDIENKLSEFYKELEQIGDSGVEGGGQHTTGPSSRAGRNDKRSWDNPRQQSRLEGKSNAPRGNRSSADGGPRPYRDRWQNRRRRPNFHGPGDDHCWEGPEPPYHYSQWEQPQAFNAPHGPPYPRFQGPYDGPPNFPPFYPPDGRPHMNSYYEYPGDDQSYRWEGSQFPPGPGYGDYDFQNDWYNGAQGFGDGAYPPQGYDDQLSSSGFSYYGEAAWSQPYEPGSSDWYQYEQQQEQQQQGQQQGQQQEQQQEQEQEQDQDQEQDQAPESDKQSGSSPVLILMRGVPGSGKSTMAKELLSAGPDGVVFSTDDFFNKDEGYTYDPGLLGDAHDWNQKRAREAMDQGHSPIIIDNTNTQAWEMKPYVKLALERGYRVEFHEPDTSWKSDPSELEKRNKHKVPQEKIAQMLERFEQPMTLDIVLNSQEPSHKASARPPARHRQRNGGIKLKSKQRRNARHRGLQRAKAEDNKGTENHRDVHSSSELWSANSEEEGCIPTSGCVPSGSPVPSQLTAEGYSSDVSYEELRFLHSTHVTKEESVSEHSRFSSYLDRVFENLYTYFGKTIPKNMGQTDPAGGYIVGVEVPQTQDLSVDENGNFQQAWVGDKCCEDVSEFREHMPVKSLPSSIISANFAVEDCSSELNVACFDFESENDNATVIPDSKQPECFCVSDGPPLEDGANKRAFWKPKEFSTKITMSSAKQSNSSDVTEQVTSLNNDFSLLHLKEVCLGGAQDHGISPTGDSTAAPLESNGTWHEKSNGRSSTPRKLRRPYNLAPTFDFAQQRETSCGGDTKKEIAFPEDQNEGTESQRSMPGVSVRKVIEDERKKTCGGAKDTAARNWGSVSVVPMAEDPIEACMGSPTGHKQCCTPAKEHVSRWGCDDLDLSLYEKVQTDGNVPECASSPPKLTANQPDLLSSVTKAPFKDMLEFVEPSAQTLAEEQSGSERDLLEVGEHQRNSIAYGRFPCLRLSLGLALQLEELFGPIGLEFDSLLPEDYVVPLDWKLSELIHFQWKKNIEELWLAMKMRAAVQRSEDWHFSIQREKTKPANTRPQFPPLSNHFSHYVL